GTCAGATTTCCGTTACCCAACAGAATCCTGATCACCCTATCCTTTGGACCATGGATGAAACAAGTTATCTAAAGTATTTCATATTCCAAATCCTATAAAGTCCGAAAGGACTTTTTCTATTCCTCATAAGAAAAGACTCACATCAGTGAGTCTTAATCATCATCTTATTGTCCTGGCACTACATAATAGGAAGGTAAGTAACCAGAGATATCCTGAACTGTTACACCAGTACCATATGTAGCTGCGTGAACCATTGTACCATTACCAAGTGCGATACCTACATGGTATGGAGCTGAATCAGAACCATAGAAGTATAGTGCACCAGCTGGAGCGTTCCATACATCATACTGGTGAGTTCCAAGTGCTTGTTGTGCATATGTTGTACGAGCACTTAAACCATAACAATATTGAACTAAACCAGAGCAGTCAAATCCTGCTGGAGTTGTACCACCCCATTGATATGGAGTACCAACAAGAGATAACGCAGCAGCGATACCACCAGCATATAAACTTGAATCATACTTAGATGGGTCAAATGTAGATGTAGCAGCTCTAGCAGTGTTTGTAGCTTGTTGAGCTCTAGCAGCCTCTTCAGCAGCCGCTCTTTCAGCTTCTTCTCTTTGACGTTGTTCTTCTGCCGCAATTCTTGCGTCAACAACTTCCTGAGGAGTACGAACAGATACTGTCATAGTTGCTGTAGACTTATTACCAGCAGTATCAACGACTGTATATGTAACTGGATAATCACCATCCGTGTTCATATCTACAGTACCCTCCACGGTTAATACAGGAAGAATACCTGAATCATCATTGATATAAGAAATATAACTAGATGCGTTGAATGTATCACCATTGTTTACCACAACAGATGAATTCTTCAACCTGATGACAGGGGCTGTACTATTGACAACATTTACAACAGCTTTCTGAATAAAGGAATAACCTAAAGTCTTTTGTGCTTCGATATCACCAGTACTTGCAAGTGTAACCTTGACAGTAACTGTTTGGATACCTGTTACAGAACGATTGAATCCTTCAATATCCGCAACACTCTTCTCAATTGAGATATTTGTAAGATCGTATGTTCCATCAAAAGCAGCTCTCTCTTGAATTACCAAACTCTTAATTGTATCCAGAGGATTTAAATCCTGCTGACTTACCTCAATGACTGGTAATGTGTTTTCCTTTTCAACTGTAGTAGCTTTGTTGTCATCAGCGTATACTGTTTTTATTGAATATGTACCGGCAATGAGTAATGCGGATAATAATCCAGCACCAACTCTACCGAGTTTTTTGCTCAATTTATTTTTTACCATGACTCTATTCTACTTTTTTTCCTGCTGATTATGCAACTTTTTGGACCGCATTTCACACAATTTCACAAGTTTTTCAAAAAACTATAGCATTTTTAAGTGTTTTTTCACAAATTTCGCAAAAATAAAACTCCTTTTCAGGAGTCTTATTGTCCGATAATTACATAGTAGGAAGGCATGAAGTATGTGATACCAATTACCTGAATACCATCATTTTCATTCATCGCCTGTACTGTCTGACCTCCACCAAGAGAGATAGCTACATGGTAAGGTGCAGATTCAGAACCCCAGAAGTATAGTGCACCTGCTGGAGCATTCCATACGTCATAGCGGTGTGTTCCTAATGTTTGCTGTGTATATGTAGTTCTCTGTGGAATACCGTAGCAGTACTTAACAAGACCTGAGCAGTCGAATCCAGATGGAGATGCGCCACCCCATACATATGGTGTGTTACCTACGAATGATAACGCAAGGTTGATTGCGTCAGTGTATGCACCGTACTGTCCATATTGTGGAGTTGGGGCTACGTACTGTTCGCTTTGAATATATTGTGCATATACCCAACCAACTTGTCCGTTGATTACGATTTCTTGCCATCCGTTGGAAACTGTATCTGTACAGTAAACAGGATCATTTACATTTAATGTAGTAATAATAGAACTAGATGTACTTGGAGCTGTACGAACATTGAGACGTACATTTGGGTACATTGTCTTTGTTGGTGTAGGAACTGGTGTTGGTGTAGCTGCTGGAGTCTCTGCTACAGCTGGTGCTGCAGGTGTAGGCTCTGGTGTAGCGACAGGTGTTTCAGGAGCTGGTGTAGCTGCCGGAGTTTCTGTAGCTGCTGGAGTTGTAGGAACATCAATTGTCTCGTTGTTGCCTACTGCAGCGTTTGCGTTATTACCAATTTCCTTAATGGAATCAATTTCCTTCTGAAGCTCAGTTAACTGTGTTTCCAAACTATTTGTAGTAGCAGTTGTAGCTGCGTCAGCTGTTGTACTTGTTGTTGGATCCGTTAATGCCTTCACCGCCTCAAGCTGTGCTGAAATTTCGGCTGCCTTTGTTTCTGCTTCAGCTTGTTTCGCTGCCGCAACTTCGACAGGAGTCTTAACAGTTACTGTTAAGACTGCAGATGCAGTATGACCAGCTGTATCAGAAACTGTATAAGTTACTGGATACTCGCCATCTTTATCCATATCTACTTCGCCACTTACTGATAATACAGGTAGGATACCAGAATCATCATTAATATAGGAAATATAACTAGAAGCGTTGAATGTATCACCATTATTTACTGTAACGGCATCACTCTTAAGTTGTACTACAGGTGCACTGTCTTGTGTCAGTTTAACAACAACCTTCTGTACAAAGGAATATCCAAGCCTCTTTTCAACCTCCTTATCCCCTGTACTTGCTAGGTTGACTTTCACTGTAACAGTTTGAATACCTGTTGCGTTTCGATCAAAGCCAGTAATATCAGCTACACTCTTTTCAAGTGAGATATAGTTTAAATCATATCCACCGAGTAAAGCACGTTGCTTGATAACTTCGTTCTTGATCGCTGTATAAGGATCTTCCTCTTGTGCATCTACAGTAATAACTGGTAGCGCATTACTTGTGAACGGATTGGCAGTTTCTTCTGCCTTTACATGTGTTATTGATACAGAACCTGCAACTAATACTGCAGATAATGCACCAGTCACAATCATTCCCATTTGTTTTTTGATAGTATTTTTCATCATGGCTGTATTCTAACCACTTTCCTATTTCATTTGCAATCATATTCAAGTGTTTTTCGTGTTTTAAATTTACGAAAAGTGTTAAATATCCTTATTTTATGCGATTTTTTCGTATTTTGAATTTTTAAAAATATTTTTAATTTTGTTACAAAAATTGTGGAAAAATGTGAAATTTGTTACTTTTCCCAATTTTTTTGTTTTTTTCGTCAAAAAATAAGTTGCACTTCCAATCAATCTCACTATTTCACTAGAAAACATATGAAAAAGAAAGCCAATTAGGCTTCCTATACAAACAAGATTTTCATGTTTATTTATGCGATATCTTCATCCGGATGTTTTTCATCGAAGTCTACGATTTGACTATGCCCTGCCTCTACTGCTAAAGCGGCTAAGTCATTGACGTTATGGATATAACTTCTAGCCATACTTGCTTGCAGAACCATTCCGATATTCAAACCAGCAACCACATCGATATTACATTCTGCCGCATACTCTTTGGCAAGTGTGCACGCTTCACGATAGGTTGTACTATCCTGTACATCTGCCATGATGAGGATATTGCCACTTTGTTTCATGGATTCAATTGCAGTACGTAATCTATTAATGAATTGATCAACAGTTTCTTCTAATAGAAAAGATACGGTAGTATAGTCTTCTAACTTTCCAGAAAGAATTTCAACTGCACTACTTACGCCTTCTGGAAATTTACCATTGCCAGTAATGATCAGTCCAATCATAGTACTACTCGATTCCATTTGGATTCATTTGGGTGAAATTCCATGAATCCTTGCACATTTGGTCAATGTTGTACTGTGCCTTCCAACCTAATAATTCTAATGCCTTTGTTGGATCAGCATAGCATTCCGCAACATCTCCTGCTCTACGTGGCAAGATTTCATATGGTAAGTCTCTACCACATGCCTTGCTATATGCTTTAACAACCTGTAATACACTATATCCATTACCTGTACCAAGGTTTACCTTTTCAACACCCTTATGCTCTAAAGCATATTTAACAGCTGCGATATGACCATCTGCTAAATCACATACATGGATATAGTCACGAACACCTGTTCCGTCAACTGTATCATAGTCATTTCCAAATACACGTACCTTCTCACTAGTACCAATCGCAACACGAGCAATATAAGGTACTAAGTTATTAGGAATACCATTTGGAACCTCTCCCAATAATCCACTTGGGTGTGCACCGATTGGGTTGAAGTAACGCAATAACATGATAGACCACTCTGGATCTGACTTACTTAAATCCTGTAAGATCGTCTCATTCATTAGCTTTGTAGAACCATAAGGATTTGTCGTGGATACTGGGAAGTCTTCTCGAATTGGACAAGACTCTGGAGAACCATAAACAGTTGCACTAGATGAGAATACAAGTGTCTTACATCCAACTTCCTTCATCGCCATATATAGGTTTAAAGAGCCAGTAATATTATTTTCATAATATGTGAGTGGAATTTCTACAGATTCACCAACTGCCTTATAGCCAGCAAAGTGAATTACTGCATCAATATGATTCTCAGCAAAAACCCGATCTAATCCCTTGCGGTCTAAGACATCTGTCTTGTAGAACTTTGGCTTTTTACCTGTTAATTTTTCAATACGGTCTAATACAACTTCTTTGGAGTTATAAAGATTGTCTAATACAACTACGTCATACCCTGCATTCATTAAAGATACGCAAGTATTTGAGCCAATAAAGCCAGTACCTCCTGTCACAAGAATTGTTTTCATTTTATTTAATCTCCTCTACTTTATAAATAACTTGGAAATATCGTTCCATGTCGCAAATATCATAACACTGATTAACAGTAGCCAACAAATAATCATAATGGCAGTCTTTAATTTTTCATTAAAATGACGTCTTGTTATCCATTCTAGTACTGTAATCACAACCTGTCCACCATCTAATACTGGAAGTGGTAATAGGTTAAAAATACCTACATTCAAGCTAATTTGTGCTACTAACATCATATAGGCACCAAAGCCAAGACTTGCATAAGTGGCAGTGGCTTGATAGATTCCAACAGGACCAGATAATTGGTTCAAGCCCTTACCTCGTACAAGGTTTAGTAGTGCCTGAATTGTCATTGATGTAATAACCTGCATCTCAACCAAACCATAATACCAACAGTTCAAGAGATTAATCTTTACCTGTTCTCCTGCTTTCGCACTGATACCAAACATATAGCTGTCTGTTTCTTTGTTGTAGGTTGGTGTAACCTCAATGGTTAATGTTTGACCATCTCGTAGGATAGTAAAGGTTTCTGTACCCTTATTATCACCGTTGAACGCTTGAAATTCTAAGAATGTCTTCGGCTCAATGGATGATCCATCTTCTTTAACAACTTTAATGATACGATCTCCAGCTTGCAAGCCTGCTCGTTCAGCCGGGCTATTTTCTAAGACGGTAGCGATAACTGGCTCACTTGATTTTGTAAATGTTCCAGTATTTAACAAGAACATGGAAAAGATTACCCATGCAAGTAGAAAGTTCATTGCGACACCTGCAAGCATGATACAGATCTTCTTCCACGGTTTTTGATCTGTAATTCTTCTTCCCTCAGGAACCTTTACATTAGGATATGCTTCATCACCCTCGGTTTCTCCTGCCATTGCAACATAACCACCGATAGGTAATGCACGGATAGAGAACTGTGTCTCTTTTCCCTTCCGTGTAAATATAGCTGGTCCCATACCGATTGAGAATTCAAAACAATAGACACCAAATGCCTTGGCAACTAAGAAATGTCCGAATTCGTGAATCGTTACAATAATGGAAAGTAATACGATAAATAAAACTGCTGTCATTGGTTCACTCCTTGTATTTGTTGATGTGCGAAGTCTCTTCCCCAACAATCCGCATCAATTAAATCTTGTACTGTATTTACTGTTTGATAAGCTACAGTATGCACTGCGTTTATAACGATGTCTTCAATTTCTAAAAACGAAATCTGTTTCTTTCTAAATGCAGCATTTGCAACTTCATTTGCGGCATTCATGACAGCCGGAAGATTGCCTCCCTTTTTACCAGCTTCATACGCTAGTGCAAGTAATGGAAATCTTTCGAGGTCAGGCTTTGCGAAATGCAAGGTTGCAACTTCAGTTAAGTCTAATGGCTTCTCTAAATCAAGAGGATAACGATGAGGCCACGTTAAAGCATACTGAATTGGCAAACGCATATCAGGTGCACCAAGTTGAGCCATTACACTATGGTCAATATATTCTACCATGGAATGAATCACTGACTCTGGATGCATCACCACATCAATATGGTCATAATCAATATCAAATAAATAATGCGCTTCAATGACTTCAAAACCCTTGTTCATCATATCAGCACTATCGATTGTAATCTTAGCGCCCATCGCCCAGTTAGGATGTGCAAGTGCCTGTTCTACAGTAACGTCCTTTAACTCTTCTCTTGTACGATTGCGGAAAGAACCACCTGAAGCCGTAATTAAAAGTCGCTTAATTTCTTTATGTTCATTCCCTTGTAATGCTTGGAAAATGGCAGAGTGTTCACTATCGATTGGATATAGTGATACACCATACTCCTTGATTGCCTTTTCGATTAACTCTCCACCAACAACCAGTGTTTCCTTATTGGCAAGAGCAATATTATGACCTGTTTGAATCGCAGTCAGCGTCGGCAAAAAACCAACAAAGCCAACGAGTGCATTCACTAAGAGATCATATTCGCTCATTTTGGAAAGTGTAAGCAACCCTTCATCTCCAAAGTAGAAATGAATATCCGGATATTGATGAGCTAGCTCCTTCATATCCTTTTCTTCACATACACATACATGTGATACAGAAATCTTCACTAGAATTTCTTTTAAGATATCGATACGATGTCCAACACTTATTCCAACGAGTGCAAACGCATCAGGATGTTGTAAGACAACATCAATTGTTTGTGTACCAATGGACCCACTGGCGCCCAATAACATCAAACGCTTCATTTTAGATACCCCATAAGATCATCAAACCATTAAATGCCATCAAGCAGAAGATGAGTGAGTCAATTCGATCAAAGATACCACCATGTCCAGGTAAGATATTTGAGAAATCTTTTATACCAAATCTACGTTTAATTGATGAGAAACTTAAGTCACCAATCTGTGCAACTGCAGGAATAATCAAACTAGCAGTAATCACAAGTTCTCTTGGAATATACGTAGTAACTAGTAGTCCCCATAATAAAGCACCAATCGCACCAACAAGATATCCACCAATCGCACCTTCCACGGTTTTATTTGGTGAAACATGAGGAATTAACTTATGCTTTCCAAAGAGTGAACCAGAAAGATAGGCACCCGTATCACAAAAGAAACAACCAATTAATACAAAGATAATTGTTAAAAATCCTGTTTTGGCGCCGTCTTGATAAATGACTGAGATGCAACGTAGACCTAATCCTAATAAGATAGACATCAATAATGTATACGCTGTTAAATCACTACTTTCATTTTCACGTAGCAATTCTGTAACAAATAATACGATTACCCAAACTGCAAGGATGGCTGGAAACATTGAACGATTGATGTAGTACATTGTCATCACGGCAGCTAATGTCATCAAAGATAAGAACCAGTGTTTCTTTTGGTCCGTTAAAGACGCAATCTCAAGAGAACCTAACGCACTAACAAGAATCAAAAGCGCTTGTAATAGATTTCCACCAAAATAGAGCGGTGGTGCTACAACAAGAATAATCACAACCGCAACGATTGTTTTCAATTTCATTTTAGACATTCTTAACCCCTCCAAATCGTCGATCACGATTTTGATATTCATCTAGACAGCGCTTTAATACTTCTGGTGTAAACTCTGGCCATGACTCTGGCACAAATTCTAACTCCGCATACGCAATCTGCCATAATAAATAGTTTGAAATACGTTGTTCACCACTAGTACGGATTAAAAGATCGACTGGCGGGAAATCTTTGGTCATCATATATTGATCAAAGTCTTCCTCTTCAATATCCAGTGTAGCTTTTCCATCCACAACATCCTGCGCATACTTTTTAGCCGCAAGTAAGATTTCTCGTCTAGAGCCATAGTTCATGCAGATATTGAGTGATAAGCCATGATTATCTTTTGATTCTTCCTCCGCATCACGTAATACCTTTTGTGTTGCCTTTGGCAACATATCCAATTCTCCAATAATACGCATACGGAAGCCTCTATCTAAGAACTCCTGCATATACTTCTTAAAGAAAAATGCTGGTAATTTCATAATGTAGTTTACTTCATCAGCTGTTCGCTTCCAGTTCTCAGTCGAGAAAGCATAGAGTGTAAGATATTTAATTCCCATCTCATCTGCCGCAATTGCGATGGTACGAACATTATCACTTCCAACAAGATGTCCTGCCGTACGAGGTTTTCCCTGTGCCTTGGCCCATCTGCCATTGCCATCCATGATAATCGCTAAGTGTTTACATATATTCATATCAATTCTCCACTAACTCTCTTATTATACCTTTTTACTACAAAAAAATCAGCCTGTACACAGACTGATCATAAAGTATAACTTGAGATTAAACCTTTAATACTTCAGCACTCTTAGCAGATGCTAAATCATCGATTTTCTTAACATACTTATCCGTAAGCTTCTGAATTTCATTTTCGCAATCCTTTTGGATGTCTTCGTCCATTGTCTTATCCTTCTTTACAACAGACATTGCATCACGGCGGATATTACGGATTTGAATCTTGCATTCTTCGCCCATCTTATCAACCTTCTTTGTCATTTCCTTACGTGTTTCACCTGTTAACTGTGGAACTGTTAAACGTATAACTGTTCCATCGTTAGATGGTGCAATGCCTAAGTCAGCTTCATTACAAGCATGTTCAATAGCCTTTAAGCTACTTGGGTCATAAGGCTTAATTACAAGAGTACGACCTTCAGAAACGGATAAAGCCGCAATCTGGTTGAGTGGTGTTGGGGAACCATAGTAGTCCACTTCAACACGGTCTAACATCTTAACGTTAGCTGCACCTGTACGTACTGTATTTAATTCTGATTGTAGATGATCGATAACTTTATCCATCTTTACTGCGCTGGAATCAACGATTGCGTATGCCATTATTACTTCTCCTCCTTATTAATGATTGTTCCAATCTTTTCGCCCTTCATTGCTTTGACGATATTGTCTTTTTCATTCATGTTAAATACCATGAGCTCCATGTCATTATCCATGCACATGCTTGTGGCAGTGGAATCCATGACTTGTAGTCCCTTATTTAGAAGGTCCATATATGTTAGATGTGTATACTTCTTCGCCTTTGGATCCTTCTTAGGATCTGCACTATATACGCCATCCACACTATTCTTTGCCATTAAGATAACTTCCGCTTTAATCTCACTGGCTCTTAAAGCTGCGGTTGTATCGGTTGAGAAGTATGGACTACCAGTTCCTCCACCGAAAATAACAACTCTTCCCTTTTCCAAGTGACGAACCGCTCTACGCTGAATAAATGGTTCCGCAACTTTAGACATTTCGATACTTGTCATCACTCTGGTATCAACACCGATACCTTCAAGGGATGATTGTATTGCTAGAGCATTGATAACAGTTGCTAACATGCCCATATTATCGCCTTGTACGCGATCAATTCCTAACCCTTCAACTACTTTTCCGCGGATGAAGTTACCTCCACCAACAACGATAGCAATTTGAATTCCTAATTTCTGTGCTTCTTTGATTTCCAAGGCAAGATTTTGTAAAATGCTTGGATCAAAGTTCTTTTCATTCCCTGCTAAAGCTTCTCCGCTTAGTTTCAACAGAACTCGTTTATACATGATGTTTTTCCTCCATATGTATTTCTATAGTATTATAGCATTGCTAGAAAGAGTTTTCATTCCTTTTTATTTATGTTTAAATGAGAACAGTGAGGCTATTCTATGACACAGTACGCAATCGCCGATATCGGCTCCAATACCATCGTCTTATTAGTATATGAGATGGTCAATCATTACCCTACACCTATCCTACATATTTCTACTCCAACGCATCTGATTGACTATGTTGATGGAGATAGGATCATGTCAAAAGAAGGTATCTTAAAAGCAACCGAAATACTACAATCCTACGCAGATAAGCTTGATGAAATGCATGTACAATACCGCTTTGCGGATATTACGGAACCATGCCGCATTCAAAACAAAGAAGAACTCGTCGCATCTCTTCAAGCAACAGGATGGGATATCTACCCACTGAGTGGAAATGAAGAAGCGCTCTACGATTTCTTAGGTACAAAGTACTCCTACCCTACTTTAAACAAAGGAATTGCCTTCGACGTAGGTGGTGGTTCAACCGAACTGATTTCATTTGAGTATGGACAGCCAATCGACGCAATGAGCTTTCCATTAGGATGCGTACGTTTACGTCATTTATCAGTTGATACACCTGAATGTGCAAAACAAATTCTTTCTGCACGCACACAATACCCATCTCTAAATACTACATGTGAAGAACTCATTGGCATTGGTGGAACAATGCGTGCAGCAGGCAAAGTGTATCAAGCCCTCTTCCAAGAAGAGTTAGTTATTGAAGTTAACAAGCTTCAAGACGTCTTTGATAAATTATGCATGCATGATCCTATCTTTGAGGAAGCTATGAAAGCTAGCGTTGCCCCTAGTCGCCAACCAGTTTTCTTACCAGGTTTACATATGATTTTAGAGATTGCCAGAATCTATCATGCAAAGCGTATACTCATTTCTAAAACAGGCATCCGTGAAGGTTTCCTTAAAATCCGACTAGAAGAAAAGAAATTAGAAAATTAACCAATAAACAATATATTAGGAGGAGTTTTAAATCTCTTTAAAACTTCCGATCTCTCACACCACCGTACGTACCGTTCGGTATACGGCGGTTCACAACTTAATGATTATGCACTTTTTGGTAGTGGTCTGTTAGTGATAACAGACCTTTTAATTTTAGAATCTTCTCACTGATGATTCTTCCTAGTCCACCTTTGGCACTGATAAGACCTCTCAGAGTAAGACATACATCTTTCCTGTCATCTACCCGCCTCAATTGAGATTCGTGACCCTCAGGCCAGCAGTTTGCCTAGCTCTTCCTTCCGATTCCACCTCACGATGGGCACCCTTGAATTCAGCTAAACCTTAGGAACTACACCCCTTGGTTGGAGGTACCTTTCAACCTCCAAGATATATGCCATGTCTGGCACGAAAAAAAGAGAACAACACACTTGTTGTTCTCCAAAATTGAGCAATTCTTACTTAGCCATTGCTGCTACTTCGGCAGCAAAGTCATCCTGCTTCTTTTCAATACCTTCACCTACGATGTACTTAACGAATTTAACAACTTCAGCATTATTTTCCTTTAAATACTGACCGCACTTGAGGTTTGTGTCTAAGAAGTATTCCTGGTCAACTAAACACATATCTTGTAATGACTTAGATACACGACCTTCAATGATTCCAGCCTTAACTTTTTCAGGCTTGTTTGCAAGGCTTGGATCATTTGCCATAATTCCTTCTTGAACTTCGCGTTCATGAGCTACTACATCCTGTGGCATTTCATTACGTGATACATATGTTGGGTTCATAGAAGCAACTTGCATTGCCATATTCTTAGCAACTTGAGCATCTGCTGTACCCTTAACAACTGTAACAGCAACAATACGTCCACCCTGGTGTGTATAAGAACCGAATAATTCATCATCGCTCTTTTCAACGATTTCAAATCTTCTCAATGTAATCTTTTCACCGATAACAGCAACTGCACCAATGAATGAATCATTCAATGTGCCTTCTGCTGTAGGAAGAGCTAACGCTTCTTCAACAGTCTTAGCGTTAGAGTTGAAAATTGCCTTAGCAGCTTCATCTAAGAGAGCTAAGAAACGATCATTCTTAGCAACGAAGTCTGTTTCAGAGTTAACTTCTAATACAACAGCCTTGTTACCTTCAATTAAGGTCTTAGCTAAGCCTTCAGCAGCAATTCTGCCTTCCTTCTTAGCAGCCTTAGCAATACCCTTTTCACGAAGCCAGTCAATAGCCTTCTTTGTATCGCCTTCACATTCTGTAAGAGCCTTCTTACAGTCCATCATTCCTGCGCCTGTTAATTCACGCAATTCTTTTACTTGAGCAGCTGTGATTGCCATTTTTACTTAGCCTCCTCAGTAGCTGGTGCTGTTGCAGCTTCTGCTTCAGCAGCCGGACGTGTTGTCTGACGGTTTCCGTTTGCGTCTCTACGGAATACACGGCGCTCGCCATTGTAGTTTCCACGACGTTGAGCCATCTGAGCACGACGTTCTTCGAACTTCTGTCTTCTCTTGCGTTCATATTCAGCAGCCTGCTGTTCAACGTTGATGATTACATCCTTCATTGTGATGTCTTCGGCTGTCTCATCTTCTTGGTGAGCAACTTCTAATACACCACCCTTAGCTTCTAAGATAGCGTCAGCAATTACACTTACCATTAACTTGATAGAACGTACTGCATCGTCATTTGAAGGAATTGGAAAGTCTACTAAATCTGGATCAGCATTTGTATCGATTAAAGCGAATACAGGGATGTTTAACTTACGTGCTTCAGCTACTGCGTTGTGCTCTTCTAATGGGTCTACAACGAAGATTGCATCTGGCAACTTCTTCATTCCCTTAATACCGCCAAGGAAGTTTTCAAGTCTTTCCTTCTTCTGTAAGAGAACTGCTTGTTCCTTCTTTGTGTAAACTGCTAACTGTCCATTTGCTTCCATTTCTTCAATCTCTAATAACTTCTTGATTGACTTCTGGATTGTACGGAAGTTTGTCATTGTTCCACCTAACCATCTCTGGTTGATGTAGAAGCTTCCACTTCTTAATGCTTCTTCAAGAATTGTCGCCTGAGCTTGCTTCTTAGTTCCTACGAATAAGATCTTTCCGCCATCTTCAGCAATCTTCTTTAAAGCGTTATAGGCTACTTCTAATTTAGCCTGTGTCTTTGCTAAGTCGATGATGTATACACCGTTCTTAGCTGTGTAGATGAACTGCTTCATCTTTGGGTTCCACTTGCGTGTCTGGTGACCAAAGTGTACGCCGTTCTCTAACATTTTCCTCATTGAAACAACAGTCATATTTTCTATTTACCTACCTTTCCGTTGTTTTCCACCACAGTTTCGAACACCATCAACATACGGCATGTTCCTAGCGAACCCATATGCACGGGATAATGAATTCACTGTGTGAGAAGTACATCTTCCTTTTGCATAACAAAAGTACAAAAGATGCCATTCATGATATTAGCATAAAACCCTATAGAAGTATAGGGTTTTATGCTGTTTTTCTATCATACCTCAAGTGAAAAGTTAAATCGGAAATTTCAAGACATATCGCAAAGTTTTTTTGATTTTTTAGAGAAATATCTATTTTTCTATGAAAGAAACTTGGTTTTGTTACATTTTAGAGTTGTCTGTATTGCATGCAGGTTTATTTTATCAATTTGATACATCTTTTAAAAGACCATTATCCAATGATCTGATTTGTTCCCGGATTGTAATGTATGTATTGTTAAATAACGATGTCCTTCAGTTCAGGGAACTGCGGAAAGTTCCTGTATGAACATCTCCTCTGCTGTTTGATAATCAAATAGTTTTCTTGGGTAGTTGTTGATCCATTCTTCTATCGTCTTAAACTTGCTTTCAGGATAGTCATCAAACTCCGTTCCTTTAGGGATAAACTTTCTGATCAATTTGTTTGCAACTTCATTGCTGCCACGTTCACAACTTGTATATGGATGACAAAAATATAATTCTGTTCTCTTCTGTGTTTCATCTGTACAGGATCGTT
This genomic window from Solobacterium moorei contains:
- a CDS encoding C40 family peptidase; translation: MVKNKLSKKLGRVGAGLLSALLIAGTYSIKTVYADDNKATTVEKENTLPVIEVSQQDLNPLDTIKSLVIQERAAFDGTYDLTNISIEKSVADIEGFNRSVTGIQTVTVKVTLASTGDIEAQKTLGYSFIQKAVVNVVNSTAPVIRLKNSSVVVNNGDTFNASSYISYINDDSGILPVLTVEGTVDMNTDGDYPVTYTVVDTAGNKSTATMTVSVRTPQEVVDARIAAEEQRQREEAERAAAEEAARAQQATNTARAATSTFDPSKYDSSLYAGGIAAALSLVGTPYQWGGTTPAGFDCSGLVQYCYGLSARTTYAQQALGTHQYDVWNAPAGALYFYGSDSAPYHVGIALGNGTMVHAATYGTGVTVQDISGYLPSYYVVPGQ
- a CDS encoding NlpC/P60 family protein; this encodes MMKNTIKKQMGMIVTGALSAVLVAGSVSITHVKAEETANPFTSNALPVITVDAQEEDPYTAIKNEVIKQRALLGGYDLNYISLEKSVADITGFDRNATGIQTVTVKVNLASTGDKEVEKRLGYSFVQKVVVKLTQDSAPVVQLKSDAVTVNNGDTFNASSYISYINDDSGILPVLSVSGEVDMDKDGEYPVTYTVSDTAGHTASAVLTVTVKTPVEVAAAKQAEAETKAAEISAQLEAVKALTDPTTSTTADAATTATTNSLETQLTELQKEIDSIKEIGNNANAAVGNNETIDVPTTPAATETPAATPAPETPVATPEPTPAAPAVAETPAATPTPVPTPTKTMYPNVRLNVRTAPSTSSSIITTLNVNDPVYCTDTVSNGWQEIVINGQVGWVYAQYIQSEQYVAPTPQYGQYGAYTDAINLALSFVGNTPYVWGGASPSGFDCSGLVKYCYGIPQRTTYTQQTLGTHRYDVWNAPAGALYFWGSESAPYHVAISLGGGQTVQAMNENDGIQVIGITYFMPSYYVIIGQ
- a CDS encoding PTS sugar transporter subunit IIA, producing the protein MIGLIITGNGKFPEGVSSAVEILSGKLEDYTTVSFLLEETVDQFINRLRTAIESMKQSGNILIMADVQDSTTYREACTLAKEYAAECNIDVVAGLNIGMVLQASMARSYIHNVNDLAALAVEAGHSQIVDFDEKHPDEDIA
- the galE gene encoding UDP-glucose 4-epimerase GalE — translated: MKTILVTGGTGFIGSNTCVSLMNAGYDVVVLDNLYNSKEVVLDRIEKLTGKKPKFYKTDVLDRKGLDRVFAENHIDAVIHFAGYKAVGESVEIPLTYYENNITGSLNLYMAMKEVGCKTLVFSSSATVYGSPESCPIREDFPVSTTNPYGSTKLMNETILQDLSKSDPEWSIMLLRYFNPIGAHPSGLLGEVPNGIPNNLVPYIARVAIGTSEKVRVFGNDYDTVDGTGVRDYIHVCDLADGHIAAVKYALEHKGVEKVNLGTGNGYSVLQVVKAYSKACGRDLPYEILPRRAGDVAECYADPTKALELLGWKAQYNIDQMCKDSWNFTQMNPNGIE
- the rseP gene encoding RIP metalloprotease RseP, giving the protein MTAVLFIVLLSIIVTIHEFGHFLVAKAFGVYCFEFSIGMGPAIFTRKGKETQFSIRALPIGGYVAMAGETEGDEAYPNVKVPEGRRITDQKPWKKICIMLAGVAMNFLLAWVIFSMFLLNTGTFTKSSEPVIATVLENSPAERAGLQAGDRIIKVVKEDGSSIEPKTFLEFQAFNGDNKGTETFTILRDGQTLTIEVTPTYNKETDSYMFGISAKAGEQVKINLLNCWYYGLVEMQVITSMTIQALLNLVRGKGLNQLSGPVGIYQATATYASLGFGAYMMLVAQISLNVGIFNLLPLPVLDGGQVVITVLEWITRRHFNEKLKTAIMIICWLLLISVMIFATWNDISKLFIK